Genomic segment of Brassica napus cultivar Da-Ae unplaced genomic scaffold, Da-Ae ScsIHWf_1458;HRSCAF=2049, whole genome shotgun sequence:
TGGATATACAATTAAAACATAAGGaaaattaaaagagaaaaatggaGAGCTTGCCTTAACGAAGCTGACACCGAGTTCTTCTCTTGAATATCCTCGGTCCAAATTACGCAACACATACTGGTTGTAATCTTTAACTATTCTCATGATTATGTCTGATGTCGATATCCCCTCTGTTCGTTTCGTTTCTTTAAACTTCCCGATCGACTTCACCTGCAAGAAACCAAAGCCCAAAACCGCTAAGAAACACCATGAGTCAGAAGAGATAACCAAAGGGAAGAAACTTACAAACTCATAAACATCGTTTCCAGCTCCACTAGCATCCGCATAGCTTGCACAACAAGAAACCAACAACAAATACAGTTAAAAGCTAAGACAAAACACAAAGTATTAACCTTTTTGCAATTGTTATTTGTGGAATCTTACGGAAGAGCATCGTGAGCTACGTAGTCGATCTTATGCTTATCGAGAAACTCTATGGTGAGAACCCATGGTGCATCTGGAATCACTTCATCGACCCACCTTGttgacaacaacaacaccatATGAATATTACCAACACACAATATATAAGCAACATATATAATCTATAGGGTTAACATTACTTGCAATGTCGGAGAGATTCATAACGCTCGGACTCCGTCATGACGGTCTTGCCTTTGAACTTGTTGGTAATCTTGTCGTTACAACATCCTACCAGCAGATATGTGTTCGGAAACCTAATTTGTTTTGCTTATATGATTTAAGTTATATTTGATCAAATTATCGATGGAAAAAACCATAAACATTAGGGAGGGATTGAATGAAAGGTGGTACATACGATTTTTTGGCCTGTTCGATGGCGCGAGCATGACCGAAGTGGAACAAATCGAAGATGCCATCAGCGTAGACTCTAACAGGCTGATCTGAAGCTGTTTCTGAAACTTTGTCGTCACCGTTAATGgccattgaatttttttgtcggaattctctcttttttctttttggattggcttcttcttctttaaatgTGTGTTTATTCCTATTTTTCTTAGTGGCTTTCCCTCCAATCGCGCAATTTTCTAAattggcttcttctttttttctccgTTTATATATTCTATGACTTTTcaattttgcatttgttttgaatttgcattaaaataaataataacgtGGGAGATCCattgattataaaatttaattagcgACTCATTAATAGTTTTAGCACAAAAAAAAGGAGATTTGGAACTTGCTGCTCATCATGAAGCGCATTTTCCAAACTTGCATATAATATGCACTTTGGAATGAAAGAAATGCCAGGCTCCACAGCACAGCTAGTTGATCTTATGCAACTTTCCCAATGAATCTCACTCTGATTTTTGATAGATAGAATTAGGGTTGATGGTAGATGTTTGATTTAAATGGTTTGACGGTTTGTTTGAAGGGTAAGGTGTCGTCAAGCTAACTAGCTATAATTCCTCTCACTTGGATAAATGGATTGATTGGTCACACTAAACTTACGTAATTGCCTTAGATTCACCTCTCTCGttctggatatgacacaccagtCAATTTGAAACTTTGTTGATTATTTTAGATTCACACATCTCTGTAATCAAGTTGTTCATAAAACAAAtgaatcacaaaatttgaaaggAAAGAAGTTTTGATAAATATGATGATTGAAGTTTctgaaacaaatttgaaaatactaaatagaaaaAACAAACTTGCTGTATGAACatcataaaaaatgtaaaatagacaAAGTGATAAACAGTTAGGTGGTGGTTGAAGTAGTTGAGAAAGTGGAGTAAATGAAGGTGGTTTAAGTGATTGTGGTTTGGCCAAATATTTCTTATTCACTTTCTAGATTTTGAATAAGACCAACAATCTTCTCAATTAGCTTTTTGGACTTAGATTTTGTAATAGGCCCATCAGAGATTGCAAATGAGTCTTCTTTATGAACACTGAAATAATGCATCCACTCAGGTTCATCCACAGAGTTGCATACACGAGGTTGCATCCACTAAGGTTCATCCATAGAGTTGTATCAACGGGGTTGCATCCAAAACCAGTAGCCTTACTCTCGGTTCAAAACTTTGTGAATGAGCATGTAGCCTTTGTGAATGAGCATGTAGCCTTTTTCTCGGTCCAGAACTTCGTGAATGAGCCCAATAAGATTCAGAATAAATCTCATCGTCCAAACAACATCTCTTCTCCCCTCTGATCCAAACCAAGAGATCATCACTAGTACAAAAAACATCATACCCACGGTACTTTTTCGTAGCTATAGTCCAAATTTCGTAGCTATATGAGTTTTTGCTACGGAAATGCTACGAAAAAAATGTGGGTATACGATCGTAGCAAAAATAAATCGTAGCAAAAATCGAAGCAAAAAGCTACAATCTTGACACGATGGATTCGTAGCAAATAAGCTACATTTTGCCACGAAATATTTTGTAGTTGGTTTTGCTACGAATGAAACTGTTGCTTATTCCGTggcttttaaaaatattattaaaaaaaaaataaatcaaaatttaaaacaaaataaatgaataattttcgtaaaaaataaatacaatctatcttattaaaactcaagtacaaaatagGATTGTTTGGAAACTTAAATAGCAGTCTTAATGAAatgtgtttggaaacatgtataATTAGAttcattttagtaatttcaaAAACATAACCCTTTTACCATAAATTATAAATCACGTGGCCCATTTACAAAATCTTAAACGTAAGcccacttttcatgttttttaaaatgaaacatgTGATcatctttttgaaaatatcttgCTTAACCACCAAATCATTTCGTTACCATAAATTTGGGAccgaaaatatattattccgTCTAACAGATCGAATATTACCTTTCTGTTTCATTCATTCTTTCTCTCCACGTAAAcactaaaaccaaataaatacaCCTTCCT
This window contains:
- the LOC125575084 gene encoding choline-phosphate cytidylyltransferase 2-like isoform X2; protein product: MAINGDDKVSETASDQPVRVYADGIFDLFHFGHARAIEQAKKSFPNTYLLVGCCNDKITNKFKGKTVMTESERYESLRHCKWVDEVIPDAPWVLTIEFLDKHKIDYVAHDALPYADASGAGNDVYEFVKSIGKFKETKRTEGISTSDIIMRIVKDYNQYVLRNLDRGYSREELGVSFVKEKRLRVNVKLKKLQEKVKEQQEKIQTVAKTAGSHHDEWVENADRWVVGFLEMFEEGCHKMGTAIRDGIQQKLLRQESEENRRLNGLSNAKEEQIFDDAGFAKGDENYHNDHEGSLNESNKKNKIVKK
- the LOC125575084 gene encoding choline-phosphate cytidylyltransferase 2-like isoform X1; this encodes MAINGDDKVSETASDQPVRVYADGIFDLFHFGHARAIEQAKKSFPNTYLLVGCCNDKITNKFKGKTVMTESERYESLRHCKWVDEVIPDAPWVLTIEFLDKHKIDYVAHDALPYADASGAGNDVYEFVSFFPLVISSDSWCFLAVLGFGFLQVKSIGKFKETKRTEGISTSDIIMRIVKDYNQYVLRNLDRGYSREELGVSFVKEKRLRVNVKLKKLQEKVKEQQEKIQTVAKTAGSHHDEWVENADRWVVGFLEMFEEGCHKMGTAIRDGIQQKLLRQESEENRRLNGLSNAKEEQIFDDAGFAKGDENYHNDHEGSLNESNKKNKIVKK